The SAR202 cluster bacterium genomic interval CGATGCTCGTATTATATAACGCGACGAATGCCTAGAGGGTAGCATTGTGTGGGAACGCGGCATCATCCGCACGGACGGCGGCGGAAGCCTGTGCTAAAATCGGGGGTATGCCCCACTCTCCGCCACAAAATATCCCCCGGGTGATGCCCTTTGCCCTGAGGCCACTGGAGGCCAGGGACATCCACCACTGCGCCTTGATTGAGCGCGAGGCGTTCCCGACCCTGTTTCCTCCCACCTCTTTCTCCCGCGAAATGGAGAACAGGCTGGCGAGCTACTTCGTTGCGTTCTCACTGGGTGGGAGCGCTTCAAAGACCGCCGCGCGCCGTCAGGGGGAGGGGCTAGTCGGCACTCTCTTCCGCTCGGCCCGCAGCGCTATCGGCCGCCGGGATGAGCCGCCCATAACCGACACAGGGGAGTACCTTGTCGGATTCCTTGGTATCTGGCACATGGTGGACGAGGCGCATGTCGTCTCCGTGGGCGTGCGTAACGATTTCCGTGGCCGGGGCATCGGCGAGCTTCTGCTCATCGGCGGGATTGAGCACTCCATCCAGCGCGGCTCCGAAGTGGTGACGCTTGAGGTGAGGAAGTCCAACGTCGTCGCAATCAACCTGTACCAGAAGTACGGCTTCAAGGAGAGGGGCGTGCGCAAGGCCTACTACGCGGACAACCGCGAGGACGCGCTGATCCTGACTACGGACTGCATCCGGACGGCAGCTTACCGGGAGAGCTTTGACAAGGCGGTAAAGGAGCACGAGCAGAGTTGGGGCCGCTCGGAGCGGCGCATCGCGGGCGGTGGTTAGAGGTCTTCCGGCTTGAACGGGGATAGAGACTCATCTTCGGCGGCCATCTCCTCAGCCTCCAGCGAACCCCTGGCCCAATCGATGAGCGCCTTTTCTTCTGCCAGCACGTCCTTCACTCGTATTCTCATCCCGCGAATGCAAGGTCGCCCCCCGCATTGCTTTGGGTTGACCGTAATTCTATTCATTAGAGTGGCCATGAAGCCCTACCGTCAAACCTACCTGGACACCATTTTACCTGAACAGCGTCGACGGGCGCTCGATGGCCTGCTGGAGGCGGCGCATGAAGGTGGCCGCGACAGCGCCGTCTACGACCTGGTGGTCGACGGTCAGGCTCAGCGTCATCATTTCGCGCACGACCACCTCGCCCTTGTGCACCGCCGGCTTGCCCACGGAGCGGCCGACGCCGAGTATCGCGCTCTGGCCGGCGTTGAGCACCGGCGTGAAGCCGTCCACTATTCCCAGCACGCTGATTGTGAACGTCCCGCCCTTCACATCGTCCGGCGTCAGCTTGCCCTCTTTCGCGCGCGTCACCAGCTTCTCGGCCTCGTCCGCGATCTGCAGTATCGCCTTCTTTTCGACGTTGCGCAGCACAGGCACGATCAGCCCGTTTTCGAGCGCGACGGCGATGCCTATGTTGACGGCGTCGAAGTAGGCGATCTGGCCGTCGGCGATCACCGTGTTCAGCTCGGGCGCTTTGGGCAGGGTCTCCGCGCACGCCTTCATCAGCACCTGCGCGAGTGTGACCGTCTTGCCCGCCGTCTGCGAGAACTCGCGGCGCATCTTCTGCGCCTCGGTGACGTCGACCTCCAGGAAGAATGAGAGCTGCGCGGTGGTCGAGAGGCTGGAGCGCATACGGTCGGCGATGCCTTTGCGCATGCCCTGTATGGGCACGACCTTCGACGGCGCAGGGAGCCCCGCGGGCAGCCTGCCGCCGGTTGCCGGCGCGGCGGGCGCAGCAGGAGCAGGCGGCGCCGCGGCCTTCGCCTGGGCCGCCCTGTCCACGTGCGCCTGCACGTCGGCCTCGGTCACCCGGCCGCGCGGGCCGGTGGCCGCGACCTGCGCGATGCTGACGCCGAGCTTCGCGGCCAGCTTGCGCGCCCCGGGGGTGGAGAGGATGGTCGACTCCTCCGCCTCGCCGGACGGCGGCGGCGTGGTCATCGCCGCGTCCGGGGCCAGTGGGCTTGCACCGGCGGCCTCGTAAGCTTCGTGCAAAGCGCCGGGCGGCTTCTCGCCCTCCGCGAGGAGGTATCCGACAACCTCGTCCACGCCGGCCTTGCCGCCTTCGGTGGTAACGATGTGGAGGATGCCGTCTTCAGCCGCCTCCAGGTCATAGCTGAGCTTCTCGGACTCGATCTCCGCGATGGGCTCGCCCTGTTTCACGGTCGCGCCGGAAGGCTTGGCCCACTTTGTGATGGTGCCCTCCGTCATGAAATCGCCCAGCCGGGGCATTACGATTGGGGTGGCCATTGGGGGACCTCCGTCGCGGAGTGAATGAATCTAGGTGACCGACCAAGTTCGACTAACTATGCACAGTTGACGCTATGTCGAAACGAGCACGAATTGCGACCAGTAGCGCTTTGGCATCGCTCTCTTCCAGATCTATGCCAAAGCGCTGCGTCTTTCCGTTGTACTCAAAGGCAATCGATCCGCCAACCAGCCCCATTCGTGCAAAGGAGTAGCTGAGACTCATCGAGGATACACCAAAATTCGAGGCCCTGAGATCTATTATCCCTGAGATCGCAAAGGACCTACTTGGCCCTTTACCGAATATGGACCGTTTTATCACGAGAGCGCGGTCTCGCAGTTGTATCACCTCTCTCCCGACAACTAGCCAGGTCAAGCAGAAAGCGAACCAGGCCCCCGCGATAGCCATGGCACCATACCAGATGAACGCTGTCAGTCCGCTCGGGGTAGTCAGCCCAGACGTAGCCGTCATCACCGCGATGCACAAGTAAATCCCGATGGCCGCAATACACCTCAGGAAGGCACCGGTTCTCTTGGGTGATGAAATGTGTATTTCGGTGCCCGTAATATTGATCCGCTTCCCAATACGTTCCATACGACCAGGCCTGCTTCTATCATAATCGCCCCCTATAGTACCGAGACCAAAAGGGTCCCGGCGACTGCCGGGACCCCACCATTCCCATCTTCCTGCTCGCTGCTACTCCAGCACTTCCTTCGCGGCCTGGATTACCTTGTCCTTGTTGGGCATGTAAACCGCCTCCAGCGGGCGGCTGTACGGCACCGGCGTGTGCGGCGGCGTGACGCGCTTCGGCGGCGCGTCCAGGAAGTCGAAGGCCTGCTCCGCTATCAGCGCGGATATGTCCGTCGCGACGCTGCAGCGGGGGTAGTCCTCGTCCACTATCACCACCTTGCGCGTCTTCTTAACCGATTGCAGTATCGCCTCCTCGTCCATCGGCGAGACCGAAAGGAGGTCGAGGACCTCGACGGAGTAGCCTTCCGCCTCCAGCGCCTGCGCGGCCTGGAGGTTGAGGTACGTGGTGTAGCCAATGCCGATGAGCGTCACGTCTTTGCCCTTGCGCACGATGTTCGCCTTGCCGATGGGGACGGTGTAGGCCTCTTCCGGCACGTGCTGCTCCCACTTGAAGCCGAGAAGCTGGCGGTTGTTGAAGACCATCACGGGATCGTCGTCGCGGATCGCCGAGATCAGCAGCCCCTTCGCGGTGTACGGGTCGGAAGGCACGACGACCTTGAGCCCGGGAAAGTGCGTGAACACGGAGTAGATCGTCTCGGAGTGCTGCGCGGCGGAGTTGGTGCCCGCGCCCATGGAGGTGAGGATGGTCAGTGGGATCTTGAACTTGCCGCCGAACATGTAGTGCATCTTCGCGGCGTTGTTGAATATTTGGTCCGCGCATACGCCGAAGAAGCTAACGTACATGAGCTCCACCACCGGCCGCAGCCCGGTCGCCGCCGCGCCGATACCTGCCCCTATGAATCCCGCCTCAGAAATCGGGGTGTCGCGCACGCGCTCCACGCCGAACTCGCCGATGAGCCCCTTCGTCAGGCGCATCGCGCCGCCCCAGGCGTCCTTGATGCCCTGCGCTTCCCTGCCCGCCCCGCCGGCGACGTCCTCACCCATTACGATGACGGTCGGGTCGCGCCGCATCTCGAGCTTGAGCGCCTCGTTAACGGCCTGGATGAAGGATATCTGGCGGGTCGCCTGTGTTTGGACCATGGGGTTGACTCCTGTTGGGTGGACGTGACCTTACGAAACTGAAGACGGGACGCCTCGACTTGGCATGGGTGGCGCCGGCACTCAGGGCGGGCTTCGGACCATCCCATAACCCCTTCCTGCCTTCGGCGGAATGGTAAAAGAAAAAGAAACGGGGCTTCGCCCCGCACCCCACTGAGGGCTGTCGCCCGCAGACTCCCATCCGAGCCTTCGGCTCGGCCTCAGAACCCCTTCCCTCTCAGGGAAGGGGCAGGGGTTAGGTGGCTGTTGGGCCCTTTCTTGCCTCTACCTTGACGGGAGACCCCGATGCATCGGGGCGATGCCTCATCGGGACGGGTGAGGGTGACGGCTGTTCGTCCGTACCCCGTACCATAACTTCCCCTACCTGTACTTCACGTATACGTCCTCCAGGAGGGCCTCCGGAGGAGGGAACGGGCTTTCGTTTGCGAACTTCGTCGCCTCTGCTACGTCGTCGAGCGCCTTCTGGTCGATGGCGGCCAGGTCCGCGTCGGACGCGTAGCCATTGGTCAGCAGGTACTGCCGGTGGCGGGCGAGGCAGTCCTTCGCCTTGAACTCGGCCTCCTCATCCTGGAGCCTGTAGGCAAGCGGATTGTCTGCGCCGAAGTGGCCCATGTACCGGTAGGTCT includes:
- the rimI gene encoding ribosomal-protein-alanine N-acetyltransferase codes for the protein MPHSPPQNIPRVMPFALRPLEARDIHHCALIEREAFPTLFPPTSFSREMENRLASYFVAFSLGGSASKTAARRQGEGLVGTLFRSARSAIGRRDEPPITDTGEYLVGFLGIWHMVDEAHVVSVGVRNDFRGRGIGELLLIGGIEHSIQRGSEVVTLEVRKSNVVAINLYQKYGFKERGVRKAYYADNREDALILTTDCIRTAAYRESFDKAVKEHEQSWGRSERRIAGGG
- a CDS encoding DUF433 domain-containing protein, whose protein sequence is MATLMNRITVNPKQCGGRPCIRGMRIRVKDVLAEEKALIDWARGSLEAEEMAAEDESLSPFKPEDL
- a CDS encoding alpha-ketoacid dehydrogenase subunit beta produces the protein MVQTQATRQISFIQAVNEALKLEMRRDPTVIVMGEDVAGGAGREAQGIKDAWGGAMRLTKGLIGEFGVERVRDTPISEAGFIGAGIGAAATGLRPVVELMYVSFFGVCADQIFNNAAKMHYMFGGKFKIPLTILTSMGAGTNSAAQHSETIYSVFTHFPGLKVVVPSDPYTAKGLLISAIRDDDPVMVFNNRQLLGFKWEQHVPEEAYTVPIGKANIVRKGKDVTLIGIGYTTYLNLQAAQALEAEGYSVEVLDLLSVSPMDEEAILQSVKKTRKVVIVDEDYPRCSVATDISALIAEQAFDFLDAPPKRVTPPHTPVPYSRPLEAVYMPNKDKVIQAAKEVLE
- a CDS encoding 2-oxo acid dehydrogenase subunit E2, producing MATPIVMPRLGDFMTEGTITKWAKPSGATVKQGEPIAEIESEKLSYDLEAAEDGILHIVTTEGGKAGVDEVVGYLLAEGEKPPGALHEAYEAAGASPLAPDAAMTTPPPSGEAEESTILSTPGARKLAAKLGVSIAQVAATGPRGRVTEADVQAHVDRAAQAKAAAPPAPAAPAAPATGGRLPAGLPAPSKVVPIQGMRKGIADRMRSSLSTTAQLSFFLEVDVTEAQKMRREFSQTAGKTVTLAQVLMKACAETLPKAPELNTVIADGQIAYFDAVNIGIAVALENGLIVPVLRNVEKKAILQIADEAEKLVTRAKEGKLTPDDVKGGTFTISVLGIVDGFTPVLNAGQSAILGVGRSVGKPAVHKGEVVVREMMTLSLTVDHQVVDGAVAATFMRRLQQAIERPSTLFR